DNA from Kwoniella dejecticola CBS 10117 chromosome 1, complete sequence:
GACGCCGACATCGGCGGCATCCGGAAGTAATCCAGCATAATCAGATGAATTACAAACATATCGCATATCGCTTATCGCGCACTCATAAATCAAAACCTTTGTAAACAATATAATATGTCACTGCATGCACAGCTCACCGTTCGCATTGCTAGAGCAATTCTACATATACACCTCTCATATCAATCTTCGCCTCTGACCGTATCTCCTActctcactcccactcccactctcaTGCTCGTTCATCTTattttcttcctcctcccgtCCATCTTCCCGGTCAACATCCCTTCGTCTTCGTACACCGTCTCCTCCGTGTCTATGCTCAGCTCCCCGCCCTCTCCCCCGCCCTCTCCCCCGCCCACGCCCTCTCTGCCACTGTCCATCACCCAACCGCGCACCATATCCCGCATCcctatcttccttctttccaaTCAACTCCGCTTTATTCAGGATAAACTTCCACAGACTTTCTACCAACGTCCTGTCTTTACCCTCTCTCCATTCCATACTTATCGAAGAGAAGTCTTTTGCCGTTGAAGGAGGCATAAACCTCAATTCAGCTATGAAAATAGGTTCCGCCTTCTCCTGTTCATCCTGAACAACTTTCTCGATTTCGGGATTATCAGGTACCAAGGGTAACcgagcttgagctcttcTAGCGGACCTTGACCAAGAATTGTATTTGGGCGTTGAAATGATTTTGTCCATCTCTAGATCCCCCGCCTCGGATTGTGCGGGATCAGCAGAAGTACTGTCTGGGTCTAATGAGATACTCTTCAGGACTTCCAGCACTTTCCgcttgagctcttcgatGGGTATAGCAGGTTGTGGTTTATGTGTGAATGTATTAGGGTGAGGTAAGAGCCGGGAGAATGTGGTATTGGGTATCACTTCTTCGGGTCTGGCTATTGTCTGCAGATTTGACAGGTCAACATTGTGATAGAAAGCAAAAGCGAGGGATGAGCAGCAGGCTTACATCCGGTATACGTATCGTAGAGAAGGACCAGCCCAAAATCCATCTTGTAGTCTTCGATTGTCGAATACTCCTTAACATGTAATTATCGATCTACCCATACAcccatacatcatcagctggatcTCATGCTCCTGATACAGCTGACGTACTTTACGACGCCGGAGTAATTCCACTAGAGGTGTAAGGGACGAATATTTCCCTATCAATGAGGTATACCACCTGACATGACTACATCAGCTCACCGAGAGCCTGAACGCTTGTACGAGGCTAACTCACTGACACCTATCCCCTATCCGCAGACTCTCCTCAATCATCTGACTAACAAATGCGACCTCTCCCCCTGGAGTAATGAGCTCGTTATTCGCGGCTGTCGGAGCCTGATTCATTCGTCAGCCTCTTTCGGTCTCCGTCATAGGGAAAAATTCAGGCCAGGACATACAGCATGAGCGCCCTTTTGTTtcccttcttgtccttctgtcatctcttcctccgaccCAAAGAAAGGCGGATTACAAATCGTAAAATCCCACGCCTGCTCCACGTCATCTAAGATCGGGAAAAATATCGgtttcgaagaggatgagaggcGAACATCGACGGATGATTCGGGTATGGAATTGGCAGACAAGACCGATAAGGAATGATTGTATGATATTTCGTCGAGCTCTACGGGCATTGTAGTtgggcatgatcagcttgatgtcggCCATTTGCAGGTGAGGATTTACCTGTTGCTGAGATGTGGGAGCTTGGTCTTAGGCGATGCAGCAGAATAGGATATATGGCAGTCGCGCCTGTCCCTCTGTGAaaagagaacaagatgaGCAATGCAATCTTCTCGAAGTAAGACAGCCCGAAGGTTGACCCACATATCAAGTACACGAAGTGGCttgggagaggaagaagaagccaaatGAGGTTCTAGATCGAGGACATGAAGGAGATAATCCAACCTGGAAGAACTTCAATATCAGCTAACCGTACACGTAATATCTAGAAATCCAGGTAtcttcttgacgatgcgTCTAATGAAGATGGTCACTGACCTATTCGCGAGCTATCagagcatcagcatcatttGAGCGATTGCATAACTCCTGGTGGGCCACACGTCGGTTGGGTGCTCACTGTAGGGCATAAGCGATCTTCTCGTAAATCCACCGCCAGATCCCAATCATCTTTCAGCAAACATCGAGTCAACAATCGTAATGCAGCGGGATCTTGAAAATCGATCGAAGCGTATCCTTCATCAGAAATAGTGACGCTGCGGAATCATATCCGCGATTCACTGATCAGCTCCAGCTCGGCGGTTGAAATGTCGTGGTTCACGAATTGTGAGAAGTATCAGAGTACTGACTATTGAGCGAAATCGGGATATCGGGAAGCGAGTCTGGCAAAATCCGGTTTCTTCGTCAAGTAAGGGTTGTCTCGGTGCATCTTGCCGGAGCCTTCGTGTGATGAACCCGGTTGTGTGGTCGTCACAATGCTTCGCGGCTGAGTCTTCGTATGAAGCCGTATGATGAATTCCAATCGTATGAAGAAATACGAAAGATGTTTGATTTCTTGGATTCTTTGTTTCGAGCCAAACAAAAttggacaacctccacttcaccttcaccgagTCAAAATGGAAAATATACCCTATGCCATTGATGCTGTTCTGATGAAGGGCGCGCAGAATTCAGAGATtgtcatgcatgcatgtgCTCGGTGAGTCTAGTTATACATAGTATCCCCTGTCACATAAGCATATCACTTCCTGGCACTCTtgaccgcttcttcctctttatGTAACTGTTCAGCCTCTCTCAACCTCCTCGCGAAATCCGACACTTTCATAcgttcctcctttctcagcGGGTATCCTCCACCCGCACCTGTCGAGCTGTCTTTCGATAGCGATGGCGGTGCGTCAACCGCCGTTGATAGAGACTCGGGTAGGGAAGTCGGTATATCCGTCTCGATCCTCGGCGGTGCTGGAGATGGGTCGGCAGGGAATTCGAATGGGATAGTAGATTCTTTAGGAGGTTTAGGGACGTCTTTACGACCGGGATAATATGTATCTGCAGGTATTTCGCCTGATAGATCGCAAATTACTTCAAACATCAGTTCTGATCACTTCGACTATGTGGTAGTAGGGTAGTTTGTGGATCAATGTAGCGTGACTGACCCAGTGCTATACGGTTACGTATGTAGTTCGCTTGTTGCTGCTCATTCGTAAATGCCACTCCGCCGTAAATCATTAAGGCTACCACAGTTGCACCTTGCGCACTGAACGCATCAAATTTTTGAGGACATCAGCTACTATACTCGAGGGCGTACGCGGTTTATATAGCTGACTTACTATACACGTAATCGCAGGAATTGGTTGAACTTATTCCTGTTTCCCTTCCTCAGATGGTATGTAGCCCCCAATAACGCACCGACAGTCGCCAGACACCCTAAACGGATCAAATGAGTTCAGATCAGCTCGTGGAATCTCCActtgaagaggaagaacaactCGGAGCTGACCTATAGGTACAAATGGCTGCTCTTTACATTTCTTGACGATGAAATCTGTGAATGAGACTTTATTACTTGACTGGACCGGTATAGACATGCTGAGAATCGAGATATGCCAAATTGATTATACTTAGGGATTCGAGATGCGAGATGGTTTCCAGATAGAGCTTTTGTCTCTTCGCAAATTAGTATAGGTGTAAAGCTGAATTGGTCTTACGTGCAACTATATATCTATACCATGGCATGAACATACTGGTTTTGAGATTTCGAGATATCGGAAGGACCAAGACGCTCACTGGACCATTAGCCGGCGATCGGATGATGGCCGATTGATAACGATAGCCACGTGAGTCGTGcatgatcgaagaagacatATTCCCACGTCACTTGGTCGGTCATACGGTCATACGCTTTGATCGGCTACCTCCGTCTATGCTCGTCGATCAAGaatcgaagctgaaaaaGTTGGACCAAAGGACTGTCCATTAGCGCattcgacatcatcctcgatcAGCCCAGTCAGACAAGTCATACACCATGACAGATCTCGCTAAGGTTAACACCTTCATCTCATggctcaaggagaaaggtggCCATTTTCACGAAAGTGCCGAAGTCAAAGTGAGCTCGCCATCGTTGCCTTCAAATTTGGGTgcgacttgagctgatcgatttcAGATAGATCCCGAGACCGGATTATCGCCATTCTCGACCGCCTCCATAGGCGCAGATGAACGACTCGTCTCTTGTCCTTTTGATTTGGCAATCACCTCCGAGCTCGCTTCTCGGACCATCATCGAAGTTGCTCAgttgacggaggaagagctaGTATGGCCGGCAGGAACGAGTAAAGAGGGAGAAAAATGGAATGAGCGAATGCGCATAGCGGCGTACTTGGGATTTCATTGGTCATACTCCGCCAAGCCAGAGACAATGCCCAATGCTTTGGCTCATTTACCTTACCTCGAATCTTTACCTCATTCATCGAGCTTGACTACACCCTTATATTACACAGCAGATGAGCTGGAACTCTTGAAGGGAAGCTCACTGTACGGAGCGGTGGAAGCTAGGAAAGCAGAATGGAGAGCGGAGTCTGACGCGATACGGCATGTcttgaaggaagaaggtttgAGCTGGTAAGCTAATTGAAGCCCTCTCGTTAATATGCAAAGCTTATTTAAAGTTGTGCAGGGAAAGATATCTAGCCAGTGCTACTTATATATCTTCCCGATCATTCCCTTCGAAGCTGCTGCGCATACCAGCCGATGGATCAATCACGCATGAGGCCGAGAAAGATGAGGGATCTCAACCTGTCTTACTACCTGGCTTAGATCTCTTCAATCGTAAGCCGTCTCCGTCATCCTCTGCCATCTTGGCTTCAACTCACTGGGTTCAATTCTATCGCGACTTAGATTCACGAGGTCAACCGATATTATGGCTCTCTTCACAAACATCAACATCTACAGGACACACAACTCCCTCGATATCCCTCGTCTCCACGCAAATCACCGAAAAGGGCGTTCAACTATATAACAACTATGGGCCTAAATCGAACGAGGAGTTACTACTAGGCTACGGATTCGTGATCCCCGATAACCCAGACGACGTGGTCACTCTGCGTCTTGGAACCGCTCAGCTACCTCCTCCAATAATAGCGAAACtcgaagcgaagaaactCGACTCGAGCAGAGTTTTCGAGCTCAGAAGGGATGGGGAAGTGGACAAGTCATTATTGGAGATGATGCGGATAATGCTGAACGAGCACGATTGTCATAATCacgatgagatcgatgaagaggatgagcatgCCTTACATCAACATGAAGAACAGGAACTCCAGCTTAAGCTAGATGTGTTGGGTATGTTGGGCGGCATGCTGGATGACAAATTGGATAAATTACAGTCCTCAGTAAGTGAGGttgcggaagaagggaagatcagGGGTGAGATAAAAAGAATGTGCGAGATATATaaacaaggtgagtacaaGTTTTTTCAATGCCCACTCTGTACCCTGCGGAAAGAACAAATCAAGGTGAAGTACTCGGCTTACATCGCCGAATTCATCTTGGCAGGCCAAATTGACATCCTGAATGCCACCATGGACAAACTCTCCGAGCGTATAGAGCGTATAGAAGGTCTTTTAGACGAAGGCATGGGCGGATGTCCTTGTGGATGTTGAGCAGGATTTATGCATTCCAATCGCATTCTCATTCACCTCGGCTTAGCTCGTTGGCGTATTCAATCTGGTCTGATATTCTACCGAGAAGCATCTCTCATATTTCCAAACTGTCTTTGACAGTCTCCACAAGGTTGTTGATCCCATTACTCTTCTTGGCCGATCCATTTGATACCGTAGTAGGGCCAAGATTCTGACCAGCCCACGATTCTTTCTCCAATCGTCTTTCCAAATCAACGATTAGCTTAGCTACCGATTTACAATGTTCCTTTGTCGCTTCAGGACAGATCGCTAAGGGTTTTCGAGCGATTTCCGATTCAGAGGGATACGAGTTTGCCCAAGTTGTCATGTACTAGTACGCAATGAAGTCAATCTCATTACAGTGCCAGGTAAAAGAGGTAGAGGATGGGTCAACATACCTTCGTACCTAATAtaccacctttacccatCCCCCATTCTGCCTGACTTATAGCTTGAGCATACTCCAACGCTTCCTCGTGTTTCCCTTGTAAGGACAGTTCGAACGCCTTCATACAGACTCGAGGAGCGACATTGGCCATTCCTGTGATCGCTCCTTGTCCGCCAACGGCCATTGAGCCTAGTAAGTAGTCTGTAGCTCCGCCTAGGATCGTGAAGGGGGCTGTAGGGAATGCGGCAAACGCGGAGGACtcaatcgaatcagcatATGGTTGACACCGAAGCCAACAATCTcctcaagcgaagatcaaggtTGCAAGAGCAGGAGGATGTCATGTTCAACTTACACTTCATCTCATTCGCCTTGAAATACGCAGTCTCCCTAGCTATCCTCCCAACATCATGGTCGGTATGTTTCACTCCGGCAACATTTGGATGTCTGGCAAGTCTGCAGATCAGGTCGGTGTCCAGCTGAAGACCATTACATACACCGGGGTACGAGTATATGATGATCGGGATAGGCGATTTGTCTGCGAGCTAAAAGAATAAAACGTTCACGCATTTTTCATTTATCAGTCATTGGAACCAAGACAGGCATTcatgttgagattgagattgatccgCAAGTCAAGTAGAAAagactcacatcttcgtAGAACCCTTGGATCGATTCAGCCGTCATTGCAGACGGGTAATACGCTGGTGGAAGACTCAATGCGAAATCTGCACCAGCCTCAAAGGCATCTCGACATAATTTGATAGCTTCTCTGAGGGATTGAGCACCGACTGTGCCAGCTATGATCTTGCCGGTGTTACCTGCTTCGATgaaagctttcttcgctgtGGAGATGAGCTATTCCAAGATGGCGTCATATAATATGAGCCATTCAGCCCATGATGACGAGCGAGAGAACGGGAGATAGCAGATCATCCGAAAGAACGATAAATGATGAACGGTTGAACAGACTGCGCATGACTTATTCTGAGTAGACATCACTTACGATTTTGCGCTCTTCCGGATCTAACGCTACAGCCTCCGCTGTACTTCCTTGCAATACAACGCCCGATAACCCAGACCGAGCTAAGAAGGTCATATGTTTCACATGAAGATCGAGGTCTAATTCTTGCTCTTCGGTAGCCTTGAAGAAGGTTACGGTCGGACAGTATATTCCCGGAGGGAGTCTTGACACGCTAGAAGCGTCTGCCGGAATGGCAATTGGCATGATGATCTCGACTTCGGTATGAGTCAGGTGTCAGGAGCTTGTGAGAGGATCTGCCTAAATCAACTTAAATCGAATTGGTTATGGTTGAGTTGGAATAGCAAAATGAGCAGAATATCCGGTCATAAAGAAGGTGTACCTGTGATGAATATATCAACCATATTTGGTGCTCATCGGTTCTCGGGAACGGCCCGCTCAGCCTCAGTCCCAGGTCGCACAAAGATAAGTCACCACTCCGATACAACCTCTGATGTAGCCAGTCGAAGATGCCGAACTATTACACTCATAAGAGCAAAATCGTCGCTCCTGAATTCGACGAGACACtcggatttgaccgagtGATACCGAGATTCGGATGACCCGAGTCCATTGCCGAATGAATGATAGTCCCGTTCTCACTCGCAAGGCTTTGTACTAACCGCGGAGTTCAAGGAGCGTACAAGCGTTTGCATCCTGGATTCACCATGTATCACTTGGATACGTACGTTGAGAGGGCAGCGAGACAAAGCTCGttcaagcgaagaaagaagcaCCAAGGCTGATGATCCGAGACCAAGCGATATCCGTCAGACAGATTTGGTCCGCTGTCCGACTATGGCATGCCTACCTATACATGAATGATATACATGAGCCTAGCATGCGAGGCTAATCTTTCGAAGCCATATCCaaatctttctctcctctttccttcacttctccctcttcttcagctctcaGCGCATCTTCTAAAATCATCACTGCTCTTCCGACCTCTTCGAACTTGTTATACAGTACCACCGGACTCAGCCTTATTACATTCGGATACCGCTCATCACCTATCAGACCATTCTTCACCAGCCGCGAGAACACACGAGGCATCACCCCCTTGTTCTCCGGTAAGAGCGACACCGATAATTGCGTACCCCGATACGGATATTCCGGAGTCAGAATCTTGAatcccacctcctcctcagacGATCTTCCATAATATTTACTTGACTTTAATAGCGTTTCCAGAGTTCCTGTCAACGACTTTTGTTTCTTCAGCATCTTATCGAACCCCACGGTATCTATGAGCTCCAGGGTGGCTAATAAGGGTATAGAAGAGAGGACGGGCGTGCAGGAATGTTGATAGCCTTTAGCACCGGGAGTGGGGTTGAATTGAGGTAACATCTGAAAGCGTGTCGCTGAGTCATTTCCCCACCACCCTGCGAGACTGCGATGCAGAACATCCCAATCATGTCATCGATTCATCAGCGATTCTCGCTTGGCAATCTTGGAAGGGAATGAGAGAAGCGGACTGACCGTCGTCCTCCGTCGTCTAGCCCATCTTTGACGTAGAATCCACCAATACCCGCGGGTCCCGAATTGAGATATCTGTTCATGCAATTTGATCAGCTAGATTATCCATTGGCTCAGAGAGTCTGGGCTCACTTGTACGTGCACCAAACTGCAAAGTCCACATCCCATTCGTTCAATCTACACTCGACATTTCCTATTCCATGAGCCATATCCAGCCCCAACAGCCCTCCTATAGAATGCACTTTGGGAGAGATGGAGGCGATATCGAATAATTGTCCGGTATAATACTGGACGAGGGGTAACCACACTATGGCGATCTGAGTCCAGGAGTCATAGATTTCGTGAGCATTTTGCGTTTTGCAAGTGAATGGACGCAAAGAATGGATCGCCTTACCGTATCCTTGTTCTCTTCCAGGACTGCCAATATATCTTCCGTCCTGAGCgtatcttccccttctctaGGTTCTAGTCCAATTATAGCTTCGTCTATCTGTTGCGGAGATAACACAGCTTCATGTAATTTTGGATGAGAGTGAACGGCATACTGCGAGGTGAAGTGTATAATTACGATTTACGAGAAGCATCAGTCTGATACTATTGGAAGATATCGCGAGTCTGTGCGAGTTGGTCAGGAGGGAAGCTAAACGTACCCAATCACTAGGGAAACTACCCTTCTCAATGACGATCTTCCATCTTTTGTTTGTCGGGCGATAGAAGCTCGTAAACAGATTATGCATATTACTCGTCAATGTCGAGCTGTGAGCTACTTCACTTTCCTTCGCTCCGACAAGTTTCGCCAGGTGCGGTGTGAGAGGCTGGTCGACGTGTTTCCACGGCCTATGGTGGGGATGAGAGAAGTGGCCTGTTACGGAGCTGTAGAAGAAAGTCAATGTCATCGTCTACATGATGCTCAATCGTAATAGGCGAATCTGATTCCGGCTTCCAAGGGCGATCGAGAGGGGGATAAGCCGAGATTGAGTTGTTGATACGCACGAAGTCGACCATACATCCAATTCTTCTATCATATGCTTTCTCGCTTTCTTACTCAACAATCCCAACGAATTACCGCAGAAATAGATAGCCTCTCCATCTGTGGCATGCTAATTAGTGACCGGCTAATCTGCAAAGCGTATTGGGCTTGTTCCAACACACCTCGTTCGCCCCCACAAGCTTGTATATTGGGTATCTCGAATTCATCCCTCGTCCAATTTAACGGATCTTCCTGGTCTAgcttgatgagatcatcgatcgtGGGGACTTTTGAGCCGCTCATATCGCAAGCTGAATCGTTTGGAATGATTTCTCGTCACACCAGCTTTTTCGGACGATGCACTGAATGTGAGAGCGTTGGATCAGACTGAATAGTTTGGCTATCTTGCTAGAAATtagacatcatcaacgacgatgcatcttgatcaacgatgagCGGGGTTTGACTTACGTAATACTCCGTTCGCCGTCGATCGGCTATAAATCCCGGTAACGATCTATTAATATTCTTGTACTCAGTCGTCAACGAACAGAATTCCTCGCATTCTTTCTAGACAACTTCTCTTAGTTGAAGTACCATAAAGCTGTCCATAATGTCGGAAAGTGATCTGAGACCGGGTCAAAACCTTGCGCACTTGCTAGCGCCATCATGGAAAAGAGAAGTCAGTCGGTGGTACGCTGAAGATACACCTTCGTTCGATTGGGCAGGATTCGTCGTCGGTGAGGAAGTCCAAGAAGCTATCTTATGGGGAAAGAGTGGTGTGAGTCACTTCACGCTCGCATCTGTCTTCCTTGTACTTGGTCGGCATCATTTTGACATTTGTTTCATGCCGGCGTAGGGAATCTTAGCTGGTGtacccttcttcgatgagatCTTCAAACAAGCAGAATGCGAGTGAGTATCACTGACCTGACCTGTCCTCATCCGTCCAGCAAAACTCCCATGATAACTAAATACCCCCAACGATCTGCATCTGGGCAGAGTCGAATGGCTATTACCCGAAGGATCCGTCATTCCCCCAAACTCAAAGACAAAAGTAGCCGTCGTCCgaggaaaagcaagaaaccTCCTCCTGGCCGAACGAGTGGGTCTCAATACCCTGGCTAGATGTAGTGGGATTGCCAGTATCTCCAGGCGGTTCCGGGATCTAGCTAGAGCAGAGGGGTGGAAAGGTGTCGTAGCTGGAACTAGGAAGACAACGCCCGGTTTCAGGCTAGTGGAGAAATACGGTATGATGGTTGGAGGAGTGGATCCTCACAGACATGATTTGTCAAGTATGGTCATGCTTAAAGATAATCATATTTGGGCAACTGGTGGGTCTCAGCTTCGTTTCCAACTCTCTTGGAGTCACGCATGGTTTATGCTAATGTTTCCGTTCAATCTTATAGGCTCAATAACCTCAGCTGTTCAATCCGTTCGACGAGTTGCGGGCTTCTCATTATTAGTCAACGTAGAATGTCAGAATTATGAAGAAGCCAACGAAGCTATATCAGCAGGAGCTAACATCGTCATGCTGGATAATCTTCTAGGCGAGGAACTGCACGGCGCAGCTAAGAGGTtgaaggaggaatggaaggGCAAGAGGGAGTTCTTGATTGAGACGTCTGGTGGAATTGTGGAAGGTGGTCTGAAAGCTAGATTGGGACCTGGTGAGTCGAACTTGTCAAGCTTGTCCACCTCGGGCTCGAATCGGTATGAatgctttgctttgctttgcctCGCCTTACCTTGTCATCGTAACCAGTCTCGAATCCTGCGCGGAGGAAGATTGATGTTTCATTCGAGTCGTACTGATCCTGACTTGTTgcagatatcgatatcctgTCGACGTCTGCCGTACATCAATCTTGTCCTCATGTCGACTTCTCCCTGAAGATCCAACCAAGGCAGAAAGCTTAGATGGGGAAATCATCGCCAACCTATCATGCGAGCTTGCGCATTTGCGTATCTGCACTTTTACGGAAATATGCAATATACAATTCATGTCAAGGCTAGGAGTACAAACTCATTGGCGGCGCCTATGTACAACGGTCCAACATATAGTCATCTCTCATAATACTCACATCACGGTCGTTACCAGTCCCTCCCGTTGGATACCCTTACTTACAGAGCGACTTTCGGTTCCGCAAATCCCTCTCCACATTTACTGACTCTCCCTGTCCTCGCTTGGACCTCAGGTCGCTGATCTTGGACTGTCTGTGGGCTATGGATACAGTGCGTTTGCTATTATACAAGTCATTGTGGTCGGTAGAATGTCTGTGGGATCCGGTCAATATGGCACTAGGAAGGTCACATGGATGTGGTAGGCGCTTGCGTGATCTGATTACGCGTGACTACACCAACGAGTCTGAAATGGGGAGATGCGACCGGGTCCACACTGGACTGGGGGAGACTATAAGGCCTTTCTGGGTGATGCAGGGGTTAAGGGACCGACGGGAGGTGGTCTAGGATGAGACGTGTCTCCTGGTTTGCCGAAATTAACGATTGCGTCGTTAGATTGCTTAAACATCCCGTGTCGTGTCGTGATGTTGTTCAAGCTATACTGGGGAGACACATAGACTTTTGATCAATTTTCTTCCTTGTACTTGATCCGTCATCGGGAATTTGAGGTGGTGATTTATGAGAAGACACTTACATAGTGAAAGCTGAGATATTGATCGAAAAGGTACGAGTGGCGAAGGTAGGTGGATGAAGCAAATACTACGAGCTCATCAATAGCTGATCGTGGTAGAATGAAAGTGATTATGGTAGTGCGCGGTGGGGTAAATGGGGTGAAGGGAGATTCCTGGCTTATCAAGAAGGGACTGTTTATATATGCATAAATCTATATCTTGAAACGCCAACTAGGGAATCGCACAAAAAAGATTCGAACAACAAAACCTGTGCGTAATAAGAGGAATCTgagaagctaagaaggacGTGCGAAAGGAAGGTTGATcctatctccttctccttctcctgcttcgGCATTCCGGGAGAAGCTCGAATATCTTGCTTACTTCGGAATCTGTCCTTCGTCTTGTGATTCAGGGGTATCACAGGGTCGATGCATCATAAGATCTTTTGGTTTATCTTAGTGAGTATTGACACCAGAGTCAGATCAATCGATTAATTGCTAATTATGTTCGACCGGATCAGCCGGATGTTAGAATAAGTACTAAAAGAATGAGTCAATCAGTTGGTGCGATTGCAGTAGCACGATCTTAGCATTCTAGAAAGTTATCTGTGCTAGTACGCCGTATGACGTCTGGACAGAAGGACCAGCAGGATATAGCAGGCTGTGCAGATCAGTGACTTCTGAATAAGCGAGAGAAGGTTTATCGTATACTGGAATGCTTCTCGACTATTCGAAGAAAATATGATGATGCTTCTTCGTTTGCTCCTGTTGCCTCGAGGCTATGTTGAGGACATGACTTTAAGCGAATCTTCATTGACGTTGATAGGATTGGTGTGATCCGTCCGGGACACCCAAAGGACCCCTTGATGCCCTTGGTGCCGAAGTGAAAGGGTCATACCCTAGGCTGTTTGACAGCAGGATTCGCTTCCTACCTGGCAAGCTTCAGAAATTCGCCAGATCGACGATTCGCGTGCGTGCAGATGATAGTGTGCAAAATGGAGCTTAGCTGAATGTCGTCATTAAGGGAGGGACTGAGACTCTGGCGTGTTTCAAAGGACCATTAGTAGTGAAACAAGACGACGAAATCCACTTGCTTATCTCTGAGATTAATGCGTCGTCGTGcagcgggatcaaattcgATTAAACATAACTCAAACCTCCACTTTCGGCTTCGCTGAGGTTCAACGAATTTCAGATTTGGCATTACGAGCAGCACAAATGGACATCACATCCATCTGAAGTGTTCATAATATACCATCCGGAGACTGAAGTCGCAGCGAAGGACCAAGATGTCCCGGCTTGATTCTTTGACCCCCTCAAAGTCCCGCTCAAGGGCATCTCCTTCCCCCTCGCCCTCGCTTGCTCCCAACTCTCCTTCGTCAGGCAAGAACGAAACGACCCATCATCGGATGTTGAAATTGGTTCTGAGCGAAGTGCGCAAGATCTTCAGAGTATGGGACGAGCTAGTGATGATCGATGGATGTAAAGCTGCTAAAGGATGTATAGATGAGGGTACAGAGATGGAGTGAGTATGccaatcaatcaattgaATGGTCGCCTTGTTGGCGTATAGGACAGGTGGCTGAGGATGGAACTTTAG
Protein-coding regions in this window:
- a CDS encoding kynureninase; its protein translation is MSGSKVPTIDDLIKLDQEDPLNWTRDEFEIPNIQACGGERDGEAIYFCGNSLGLLSKKARKHMIEELDVWSTSSVTGHFSHPHHRPWKHVDQPLTPHLAKLVGAKESEVAHSSTLTSNMHNLFTSFYRPTNKRWKIVIEKGSFPSDWYAVHSHPKLHEAVLSPQQIDEAIIGLEPREGEDTLRTEDILAVLEENKDTIAIVWLPLVQYYTGQLFDIASISPKVHSIGGLLGLDMAHGIGNVECRLNEWDVDFAVWCTYKYLNSGPAGIGGFYVKDGLDDGGRRLAGWWGNDSATRFQMLPQFNPTPGAKGYQHSCTPVLSSIPLLATLELIDTVGFDKMLKKQKSLTGTLETLLKSSKYYGRSSEEEVGFKILTPEYPYRGTQLSVSLLPENKGVMPRVFSRLVKNGLIGDERYPNVIRLSPVVLYNKFEEVGRAVMILEDALRAEEEGEVKERGEKDLDMASKD
- a CDS encoding nicotinate-nucleotide diphosphorylase (carboxylating), giving the protein MSESDLRPGQNLAHLLAPSWKREVSRWYAEDTPSFDWAGFVVGEEVQEAILWGKSGGILAGVPFFDEIFKQAECEVEWLLPEGSVIPPNSKTKVAVVRGKARNLLLAERVGLNTLARCSGIASISRRFRDLARAEGWKGVVAGTRKTTPGFRLVEKYGMMVGGVDPHRHDLSSMVMLKDNHIWATGSITSAVQSVRRVAGFSLLVNVECQNYEEANEAISAGANIVMLDNLLGEELHGAAKRLKEEWKGKREFLIETSGGIVEGGLKARLGPDIDILSTSAVHQSCPHVDFSLKIQPRQKA